A genomic stretch from Falco cherrug isolate bFalChe1 chromosome 1, bFalChe1.pri, whole genome shotgun sequence includes:
- the SEPTIN11 gene encoding septin-11 isoform X5 yields MAVAVGRPASDDLRNLSLSGHVGFDSLPDQLVNKSTSQGFCFNILCVGETGIGKSTLMDTLFNTKFESEPATHNEPGVRLKARSYELQESNVRLKLTIVDTVGFGDQINKDDSYKPIVEYIDAQFEAYLQEELKIKRSLFNYHDTRIHACLYFIAPTGHSLKSLDLVTMKKLDSKVNIIPIIAKADTIAKNELHKFKSKIMSELVSNGVQIYQFPTDEETVAEINATMSVHLPFAVVGSTEEVKIGNKMAKARQYPWGVVQVENENHCDFVKLREMLIRVNMEDLREQTHTRHYELYRRCKLEEMGFKDTDPDSKPFSLQETYEAKRNEFLGELQKKEDEMRQMFVMRVKEKEAELKEAEKDLHEKFDHLKRTHQEEKKKVEDKKKELEEELNSFQKKKAAAQLLQSQAQQAGSQQTKKDKDKKNASFT; encoded by the exons AGTGATGACCTTAGGAACTTGTCCCTCTCCGGCCACGTGGGCTTCGACAGCCTCCCTGATCAGCTGGTCAACAAGTCAACATCTCAGGGCTTCTGCTTCAATATCCTCTGTGTGG GTGAAACTGGCATCGGCAAGTCAACGTTGATGGACACTCTCTTCAATACCAAGTTTGAAAGTGAACCTGCGACGCACAACGAGCCTGGTGTGAGGTTGAAAGCCAGGAGTTACGAGCTCCAGGAGAGTAATGTCCGTCTGAAGCTGACTATTGTTGACACAGTTGGATTTGGTGATCAGATTAATAAAGATGACAG CTACAAGCCTATCGTAGAATATATCGATGCGCAGTTTGAAGCTTACTTGCAAGAAGAGCTGAAGATCAAACGATCCCTGTTCAATTACCACGACACCAGAATTCACGCCTGCCTGTATTTCATTGCGCCCACTGGACACTCATTGAAGTCCCTAGACTTGGTCACCATGAAGAAGCTCGACAGTAAG GTGAACATCATCCCCATCATTGCCAAGGCTGACACCATTGCAAAAAACGAGTTGCACAAGTTCAAGAGTAAAATCATGAGTGAGCTGGTCAGCAACGGTGTCCAGATCTACCAGTTCCCAACGGATGAAGAGACGGTGGCTGAGATAAATGCCACGATGAGT gTCCACCTTCCTTTTGCTGTAGTTGGCAGCACTGAAGAAGTGAAGATTGGGAATAAGATGGCAAAAGCCAGGCAGTACCCCTGGGGTGTTGTGCAGG ttgaaaatgaaaatcattgTGACTTTGTGAAGCTGCGTGAGATGCTGATCCGAGTGAACATGGAGGACTTGAGAGAGCAGACGCACACCCGACACTACGAGCTGTATCGGCGCTGCAAACTGGAAGAGATGGGATTCAAGGACACAGATCCAGACAGCAAGCCTTTCAG CCTCCAAGAGACTTACGAAGCAAAGAGGAACGAATTCCTGGGTGAGCTCCAGAAGAAGGAGGATGAAATGAGGCAGATGTTTGTCATGCGagtgaaggagaaggaagcagagttGAAGGAAGCGGAGAAAGAT CTTCATGAAAAGTTTGACCATCTAAAGAGGACTCAccaagaagagaagaaaaaagtggaagacaaaaagaaggaaCTTGAGGAAGAGCTGAACAGCTTTCAAAAGAagaaggcagcagctcagctatTACAGTCACAGGCTCAGCAGGCGGGTTCTCAACAAACCAAGAAAGACAAGGACAAGAAAAA